Proteins from one Desmodus rotundus isolate HL8 chromosome 9, HLdesRot8A.1, whole genome shotgun sequence genomic window:
- the TRMT1 gene encoding tRNA (guanine(26)-N(2))-dimethyltransferase — translation MSHVRVVLWLSLTLRSARGLCRVRSMEGQPQGSANPTAMVNSTVSCGEKLPPETQETTVTEGAAKIAFPSANEVFYNPVQEFNRDLTCAVITEFARIQLGAKGIQIKVPGEKEVQKMVVDLSEQEEDKTQQKEGADLAPENQPRTATVGEICEEGLRVLEGLAASGLRSIRFAREVPGLQLVVANDASARAVDLIRHNVQLNEVAHLVQPSQADARMLMYQHQRVSDRFEVIDLDPYGSPAPFLDAAVQAVSEGGLLCVTCTDMAVLAGNSGETCYSKYGAMALKSRACHEMALRIVLHSLDLRANCYQRFVVPLLSISADFYVRVFVRVFTGQAKVKASASKQALVFQCVGCGTFHLQRLGKASGASGGRIKFSAACGPPIAPECEHCGQRHQLGGPLWVEPIHDLDFVSRVLEAVSTNPSRFHTSERIRGVLSVITEELPDVPLYYTLDQLSSTIHCNTPSLLQLRSALLHAGFRVSLSHACKNAVKTDAPASALWDIMRCWEKECPVKRERLSETSPAFRILSVEPRLKANFTIRDDANPSSRQRGLKRFQANPEANWGPRPRARPGGKAEGKAMEDRRRLLQNKRKELAEDPAQRAARLKTFPCKRFKEGTCQRGDQCCYSHRPPTSEATAEAVPSDYPQAPNPNPPGPEVTTGPGID, via the exons ATGTCCCACGTGAGGGTCGTTTTGTGGCTAAGCCTGACTCTCCGCTCCGCCCGCGGTCTCTGTAGAGTCCGGTCTATGGAGGGGCAGCCCCAAGGGTCGGCGAATCCAACCGCAATGGTAAACAGCACGGTGTCTTGCGGAGAAAAACTCCCACCTGAGACCCAGGAGACGACGGTCACCGAGGGGGCCGCCAAGATCGCCTTCCCCAGCGCCAACGAAGTCTTCTACAACCCGGTGCAGGAGTTCAACCGGGACCTGAC ATGTGCTGTGATCACTGAGTTTGCTCGCATTCAGCTGGGGGCCAAAGGAATCCAGA TCAAGGTACCAGGTGAAAAGGAGGTACAAAAGATGGTGGTGGACTTGTCGGAGCAAGAGGAGGACAAGACTCAACAGAAGGAGGGTGCAGACTTGGCCCCAGAAAACCAACCTCGAACAGCCACTGTGGGGGAGATCTGTGAG GAAGGCCTGCGAGTTCTGGAGGGCCTGGCAGCCTCAGGTCTTCGTTCCATTCGCTTTGCCCGAGAGGTGCCTGGGCTCCAATTGGTGGTTGCCAACGATGCCTCTGCCCGAGCTGTGGATCTCATACGCCATAATGTGCAGCTCAACGAAGTGGCCCATCTGGTACAGCCCAGCCAGGCAGATGCCCG GATGCTGATGTACCAGCACCAGCGGGTGTCGGATCGGTTTGAGGTCATCGACCTGGACCCCTATGGCAGCCCAGCCCCTTTTCTGGATGCAGCTGTGCAGGCTGTGAGTGAAGGAG GCCTGCTGTGCGTGACCTGCACGGACATGGCAGTGCTGGCGGGGAACAGCGGGGAGACATGCTACAGCAAGTATGGGGCCATGGCCCTCAAGAGCCGGGCCTGCCACGAGATG GCCCTAAGGATCGTCTTACACAGCCTGGACCTCCGCGCCAACTGCTACCAGCGCTTCGTGGTGCCGTTGCTCAGCATCAGTGCTGATTTCTATGTGCGAGTTTTTGTTCGTGTTTTCACTGGCCAGGCCAAGGTCAAGGCCTCAGCCAG CAAGCAGGCACTGGTGTTCCAGTGTGTCGGCTGCGGAACCTTCCACCTTCAACGCCTTGGCAAAGCATCCGGGGCCTCTGGTGGACG GATCAAGTTCTCTGCAGCCTGTGGTCCCCCCATAGCTCCCGAGTGTGAGCACTGTGGGCAGCGGCACCAG CTCGGTGGCCCCCTGTGGGTAGAGCCAATACATGACCTGGATTTTGTGAGCCGTGTCCTAGAGGCTGTGAGCACCAACCCCAGCCGCTTCCACACTTCAGAGCGGATCCGAGGAGTTCTGAGCGTCATCAccgag GAGCTGCCGGACGTGCCTCTGTACTACACGCTGGACCAGCTGAGCAGCACCATCCACTGTAATACACCCAGCCTCCTGCAGCTGCG GTCGGCCCTCCTCCATGCTGGCTTCCGGGTCTCACTCTCCCACGCCTGTAAGAACGCCGTGAAGACGGatgcccctgcctctgccctctgggaCATCATGCGCTGCTGG GAGAAGGAGTGCCCGGTGAAACGGGAGCGGCTGTCAGAGACCAGCCCAGCCTTCCGAATTCTTAGTGTGGAGCCCAG GCTGAAGGCCAACTTCACCATTCGGGACGATGCCAACCCCAGCTCCCGCCAGCGAGGACTCAAGCGCTTCCAGGCAAACCCTGAGGCCAACTGGGGTCCCCGGCCCCGTGCCCGGCCAGG GGGTAAGGCAGAGGGCAAAGCTATGGAGGACAGACGCAGACTGCTCCAGAATAAGCGAAAGGAACTGGCTGAGGACCCAGCCCAGCGGGCTGCCCGGCTTAAGACATTTCCTTGCAAGAGGTTTAAGGAG GGCACCTGTCAACGGGGGGACCAGTGCTGTTACTCCCACAGACCCCCAACATCCGAGGCCACTGCTGAAGCTGTCCCCTCTGACTACCCACAGGCCCCAAACCCGAACCCCCCTGGGCCTGAGGTCACCACTGGTCCAGGTATAGATTGA
- the LYL1 gene encoding protein lyl-1 has product MCPPEAQAEVGPTMTEKAEMVRAPSPAPAPLPKPASPGPSKTEEVGHRGASSPRLPPGVPVISLGHTRPPGAAMATTELSTLRPPLLQFSALGSAPTHLALHYHPHPFLNSLYIGPAGPFSIFPSSRLKRRPSHCELELAEGQQPQKVARRVFTNSRERWRQQNVNGAFAELRKLLPTHPPDRKLSKNEVLRLAMKYIGFLVRLLRDQAALAAGPALPGPRKRLAHRGPDDGARRRPCRRAEAVTRLQPARPACSNDSPGGAARPIKTEQAAVSPEVR; this is encoded by the exons ATGTGCCCGCCCGAGGCCCAGGCAGAGGTGGGCCCCACCATGACTGAGAAGGCTGAGATGGTGCGTGCCCCTAGCCCAGCGCCTGCCCCGCTCCCCAAGCCTGCCTCGCCTGGGCCTTCAAAGACGGAAGAAGTGGGACACAGAGGTGCCTCCTCCCCCAGACTTCCCCCTGGTGTCCCGGTGATCAGCCTGGGCCACACTAGGCCCCCAGGGGCAGCCATGGCCACCACAGAGCTGAGTACCCTGCGGCCCCCGCTGCTGCAATTCTCTGCCCTGGGAAGTGCCCCAACCCATCTAGCCCTGCATTACCATCCTCACCCCTTCCTCAACAG CCTCTACATTGGGCCGGCAGGACCTTTTAGCATCTTCCCTAGCAGCCGGCTGAAGCGGAGACCAAGCCACTGTGAGCTGGAGCTGGCTGAGG GGCAACAGCCCCAGAAGGTGGCCCGGCGCGTATTCACCAACAGCCGAGAACGCTGGCGGCAGCAGAACGTGAACGGCGCCTTCGCTGAGCTTAGAAAGCTGCTGCCCACGCACCCGCCAGACCGGAAGCTGAGCAAGAATGAAGTGCTCCGCCTGGCCATGAAGTACATCGGCTTCCTTGTGCGCCTGCTGCGAGATCAGGCGGCTCTGGCAGCAGGCCCCGCCCTGCCCGGGCCGCGCAAACGGCTGGCACACAGAGGCCCCGACGACGGTGCCCGCCGTAGGCCCTGTCGCCGGGCAGAGGCGGTGACGCGTCTGCAGCCCGCACGCCCGGCCTGCTCCAACGACAGCCCCGGTGGGGCGGCCCGACCCATCAAGACGGAACAAGCGGCTGTGAGCCCAGAGGTGCGGTGA